From Bacteroidales bacterium, a single genomic window includes:
- the ruvA gene encoding Holliday junction branch migration protein RuvA, with product MYEYIEGPLVEKNPAFCVIDIAGVGYLMQISLTTYSQIEPHARAKLFVYHVIREDAHLLFGFSSRREREIFRLLLSVSGIGANTARMILSSLGPDDLQQAILSGNTSLLQSIKGIGAKTAQRVIIDLRDKISKDKSTGEIFPAQDNRIKDEALSALVILGFNKGEADKVISRILLAEKNLSLEDLIKKALKQM from the coding sequence ATGTACGAATATATTGAAGGGCCTCTTGTAGAAAAAAATCCTGCCTTTTGTGTTATTGATATTGCAGGAGTCGGCTACCTGATGCAAATTTCACTTACAACCTATTCACAGATCGAACCGCATGCCAGGGCAAAACTTTTTGTCTATCATGTGATCCGTGAAGATGCACATTTACTTTTCGGTTTCTCATCGCGGAGAGAACGCGAAATCTTCCGCCTTCTGCTATCGGTTTCCGGCATAGGGGCAAACACCGCCCGTATGATCCTTTCCTCACTGGGTCCCGATGACCTGCAACAGGCAATATTGTCGGGTAATACAAGCCTTCTTCAGAGTATCAAGGGAATTGGCGCCAAGACAGCGCAACGGGTCATCATTGATCTTCGCGATAAGATCTCAAAAGATAAATCAACAGGCGAAATTTTTCCGGCACAGGACAATAGAATCAAGGATGAAGCGTTATCTGCTTTGGTAATTTTAGGTTTCAATAAGGGAGAAGCCGATAAGGTTATTTCCCGGATACTTCTTGCAGAAAAAAACCTTTCTCTTGAAGACCTGATTAAGAAGGCCCTTAAACAAATGTAG
- the pdxA gene encoding 4-hydroxythreonine-4-phosphate dehydrogenase PdxA, which produces MKGDRIILGITQGDINGISYEVIMKTLADNRIFDLCTPVVYGSPKVAAYHRKALDLENFTFNSIRTVDEAVARRANIINCIDDSARVELGKSTPYAGEASLQALEIAVKDLADGKLDVIVTAPINKANIKSDKFNFNGHTEFFETRFNAQGVLMLMVNDLMRIGVVTSHVPVAKVTEYITRDTILSKLRIINYSMLTDFAIRRPRIAVLGLNPHAGDEGVIGDEEQKEIIPAINEAQNEGIMAFGPFPADGFFGAGTFSKFDAILAMYHDQGLIPFKALTTEGGVNYTAGLPVVRTSPAHGTAYDITGKNLASADSFRKAVYMAVEIFKNRMQYRDISANPLNPVDITES; this is translated from the coding sequence ATGAAAGGAGACAGAATCATCCTGGGCATAACACAGGGCGATATCAATGGCATCAGCTATGAGGTTATTATGAAAACACTGGCTGACAACCGGATTTTCGATTTATGCACCCCGGTAGTTTATGGTTCACCCAAAGTTGCCGCCTATCACCGCAAAGCGCTGGACCTTGAAAATTTCACCTTCAACTCCATTCGCACGGTTGACGAAGCCGTTGCCCGCCGTGCCAACATCATCAATTGCATTGACGATTCAGCCAGGGTTGAACTGGGGAAATCCACTCCATATGCCGGAGAAGCTTCGCTGCAGGCTCTTGAAATTGCCGTTAAAGACCTGGCCGATGGCAAACTGGATGTGATTGTTACAGCACCCATCAACAAAGCCAATATTAAATCGGATAAATTCAATTTTAACGGTCATACCGAGTTTTTTGAAACCCGCTTTAATGCCCAGGGTGTTTTGATGCTTATGGTAAACGACCTCATGCGCATCGGTGTGGTTACATCACATGTTCCCGTGGCAAAAGTGACAGAATACATAACCCGTGACACAATCCTCAGCAAACTGCGGATCATAAACTACTCGATGCTCACTGATTTCGCCATCCGGCGTCCCAGGATTGCCGTTCTCGGACTTAATCCCCATGCTGGCGATGAAGGCGTGATCGGAGACGAAGAACAGAAAGAAATTATTCCAGCCATTAATGAAGCGCAGAATGAAGGCATCATGGCTTTCGGTCCCTTTCCGGCTGACGGATTTTTTGGCGCCGGAACGTTCAGTAAATTCGATGCCATTCTGGCCATGTACCATGACCAGGGACTCATTCCCTTTAAAGCACTTACCACTGAGGGCGGGGTAAACTATACCGCCGGTCTTCCGGTTGTCCGCACTTCTCCTGCCCATGGAACTGCATACGATATTACGGGTAAGAACCTGGCATCAGCCGATTCCTTCCGGAAGGCCGTATACATGGCAGTTGAAATCTTCAAAAACCGCATGCAGTACAGGGATATCTCAGCCAATCCTTTAAATCCGGTTGACATTACTGAATCCTGA